Genomic window (Capsicum annuum cultivar UCD-10X-F1 chromosome 10, UCD10Xv1.1, whole genome shotgun sequence):
AGTTCCAAGGCTTACCGTTACATTGCCTCTACGTATATACCAAAGGCAAGTATATGAAACTTATCGTATAAGAAAATAAACTACCACTATAAGATAAAATTATGcaatttttttattggaaaaTCAGTTGGTTGTAATTTTAAGTTCATTCAATTCAGATGACTAATTATCGAGTTGCATGCTTCTCACCTTCTATTTGACAAATATTCATTTTGATCTCCCTTCTTAATTAATTTCGAATTAAAATACTGACccataataacaatattttttctcatttttcttataTGTTCTTAACAGGCTTCAAATGCTTATTCGTAAGTGCGAAGAAAGTACTCAAAGAACCAATCGAGAGGGCACTAAAAATAGAAGACTGTAGGAAGGAACCATgtgaaattagaaaaaaaaaaaaaaacttgatccTCCTGCTATTATAAAACGTCCATATCAGCGGCGGATCTATTCATTGCGGTGGGAATGGCATACCACCCGCAAATTTCGAcggaaactctatatatatagctatatatatatactaatataatcaaatattaaatctgtcacccattatatcaaaataatatctaGTGCAGGTGGCAAACTGCCACTTTTGTTGCTCCTACGTCGCGGGTTCGATTCCAGATTGAAgtcattaaaattttaaatcctaAAACATTGTTTTTATTGATAAAAACAAAGAAACATGCATAGTAAGCAGTAGTGCAAGTGGCAAAGCACTACTTTTGTCGCCCCTATAATCTAATCTCTTATTTCtctcatcaaaataaaaaaaaaaaaaaattatttccataTATCAAAACATCGactctttttttactttaattcttCAAGTTTGTTGCCTACTGCTGCCCGATCGATTCTCTATCCTCACTAGCAAAAGGCTCATAGTTGATCGATTTCAGAATATGAAAATTCGTCGTGGGTAAttgtaatgaattatggatattatgacattagtaatattattaaaagtttaaatttggtcattttattactattcttttattattgatttatttgttaatttttctatagagtgaaaatatgaataatctgATTAATTTAATCAATAAATTTACTTGACACCCGATAAATTCGGATCCTGAATCCGCCTTTGATTCATattgaattaaatttaaattttttcctccacTTGAGGTATTCACCAACAAAATATCAATGACATGCTtatatattttgatcattttacatGGAGGAAGTAAGAATTGATAATGTTAATGCGCCTAGATTGGATGTCACCGACTTTTGGCAAACATAagttattcatattttagaaaaataatggagtcAATAgctaattattgttatttttttgttgagaAAAATGCCTCTTGCTAATAAAAAACAAATTGTTTGAGTTTGTTGAATGGTGGCCAAAACATCTCCCCAGGAGCTCCATATGGTAGACACTATTAGCATGTCATTTCCAACCTTTTCTTAGCATATTTTATTGAAAAGAAGTATGGTTTTCACTTCAAActatataagaaaaatcaaagttacatttaaattatattaataatttattatatatttaaattataaaaaataatactttttacACACTATAAAGTATTATACCACTTACATGTGGTGTTGTACATGCGTCTGTCACATCAGCAtactatgaaaaaaataataaatttattattttcataatttttttaaaatttaaatatatgcacacacataccactttttttttttttacttaaatgaCCAACCTATCATTGTTATTTCAGAAAATAGTCACTCGACTGTTGGCCTTTATGCTTCAGTGTAATGAGACCAACGACATttccttactttttttatttgtttttcagctataattttttttaagaaaaactaaTGTGGTGGCAAGctctatttttaaatggattaATAGTTAACAGACAAAGAGGAGAAAACAGATGGTGAATTCGATTTTTCCGACGAGAACTCACCGAAAAACGTCCTTGCTACAGAATTCTTGACCTATCCTTCAATATTCATCACCGTTTGAGTTCGTCGGAATACTGAAGAATTGAAAACAACAAAGTCAATTTGAATTTCGGTTttagattttgtatttttttttatataaaatttgattttgtcCGATTGAAatcaaatacaatttgatttttttcattgtgaaattgatattgattCGATGAAGGTGGAGGATGGGATGTGAAGAAATTGTGTTATTTGGGCGTGGGGTTGGAGTTTGAGGGTgtgggtgatgaagaagatgtgtTGGTTGTTAGGATTTTTATcccgattttcttaccaaatttaagttttactttttcttgtaaggaaaatagaagtgaccataaatacttttacttttcccgaaagaaaaatataaaaaattttcatatttggcaaacctctttcttgaaggaaaggGTTTTAggcatctataaatagaagaccccctttctcatatcataacacaatagcatccacaatgtagtctttaaagagtctttgctTAGAGGGGGATTTTCTCTCTCAttggttttatattttttaatattatttttaatattaggttttatatgtaggccaattggccaaatcacataataatactatgtttttagtatgtttttctttgtcatctgagtTATTGTCTttatggtttgcaactaatagcttccgcatgacgtcctctcgatttcgaacccaacaagtggtatcaaagcttacGATTCAATGGTCCAacggtgtggtgagacgagattaaacaggttcaaagcggtttcaaaatccagctgcaaccaatttgatgataacgaagatatatgtccaaaagctacatgtagagataattgtcaatcatattttcaacaatcctgctgtcatatatttgaaaataaagctcacttttaaccctgcaaaagggttccaatatttttaacccgaaaaggaCTAATATATTATTTAACCCCAAAAGCTTTATTTTTAAACATGTCAAACAGCAGCGATATATaaagaatatatatgaagaacgaagatcatgcacaagaagaaggaggatcaagaatattttgaagaaaatcaagccaaaaagggaagatttgttaggatttttgccccgattttcttaccaaatttaagttttactttttcttgtaagaaaaataaaagtaaccataaatacttttacttttcctgaaaggaaaatataaatttttttcatatttgacaaacctctttgTTGGAGGAAAGGGTTTTGGCATTATAAATAGAAGATCTTcattctcataccataacacaatagcatttacaatgtagtctttaaagagtctttgtttagggggagattttctctttcattagttttattatttttaatattaagatTTATATGTAGGCTAATTGGccaaatcacataataatattatttttttagtatgtttttctttgtcatctgagtTATTGTCTttatggtttgcaactaatagctttcgcatgacgccctctcgatttcgaacccaacattggttggggtggggtggggttggaGTTTGAgagtgggggtgatgaagaagaagatggtttggAGATGGGGTTGGAgtttggggtgggggtgatgaagaagaagatggtttgggggtgagggtgatgaagaagaaggtgGTTTGGGGATTGggtggatttttttttgttttgcgtTAATTTTACTATCAGACACGTTATATttcatttaaataattatgtttttttacgTCAGATCTAGGGggtaaaaagtatcatttttttatagtttagatgTGTAATAGATTACtaatatagtttaggtgtgacttcgattttttttgtataatttaggATGAAAACGATGTTTTTTTCCTGTTTTATTTGAGTTCAAgttaaataagatattttaatACCATCCGTTCTATTGTTATTTGTtaataatcaattttattttcaaaattataaatctaatatttttaagAAGGTTCTGTGGTGGATaagattgaaaaagaaatattattttcaaaattatgaaTCTAATATTTTTAAGGATGCTGGACTGTAGatagaattatttttcaaaaataaataaatgattaacCATTCGATCTTACTTACCCATTAGATATGAATTGGACAACTTATTCtttaaaatatggatcaaatataaatattatccactaaaaaaaatgaatatctcAATGGATAATAAGGATTTCAATATTCATTGCATTTTTGTTATTTCCCATGACCTCTTGCttaaagttctttttttttttttctaggaaTCTAaacttaattttagtttttagctTGTGTTCTTAGTCTGACTATTTCTGTAGTCATGAATAATgttaatattcatattttttacctgtagaatatttttttgaattcataTTAAATATGAGCATGTTAGATATTTATCTGTTTTTTAAAACGCAGTTGACCGGGTCATATTGACCCAACTCGTCCGTTTACCACTCCCAATTAcagatattttttaaataatatgctAAGTATAAAAAATTACTTACACCAATAATGTATACAACTAGGATTCCATTTATTTTTAATGTACAAAATAAGCTAATTTGCCCTGTTCAAATGAAGCTTCTAAAAGCATACATCTACATTTGTTTTTTAATGATAATTTCAGAAACCAAATTCCAACACAATCATATTTTATAAGtgaataaaaattgatataaacaCAATTAAAAAcctatttatatttcataaaccaataattcttgaaaaacCTACACAAGAAAACAAATCTAAATTTACGTTCTTGCTCCTAATCACTTGCAATAGTTGTTTTGGAAACTTCctacaattttttaaatttccttattttttctgCTTCAGTAGCCAAAAGAGGACCGCTCCCTATATTTTCttatagatatcaatatctataatctatatttatagtttataatctataatatattaaaagtgtgaaaacttttaaaaaagtgatttgaactttttgtctttcattaaaagacactgcaatagacaaaatcgtcttttcatagtttttcttcaatttaaaatattgaatattaactattataaatatataaaagaattaaatgGGGAAAATTTTCTACTTTTAAttgaatttctaaatttatggCAATATTTTGTTAAAGAAATCCAACTTCAAggaaattattatagaaaaaaagttctatataaggtaaagttctaaatattttaaaaaatttgatgaaactattTTACATAAGACGGGTCAAGACTTccaaaagaaaagcaaaaaaaaatttgttgcaaaaatTAAATACGTGAGTTTTTCTAATTTGAAAAGGGTAGGTcaactttctcaagaaaaaaaaaggttttttatTTTAGGTAGGGACGTTATTCTTTTGTTATAGTAGTATTTTAATTTGGAAGTATACGGATATTTTATTTGagtaataaatttttttgattgTAGCTTTATTATTGGGTAACTTTATGGGTTCtacatttcaaatttttatttgtattatgttttgattttattgatcataattaacaaatcattcttttatttttataaatagttTTCTTATTGGATCTCTAATATAATGTATTGatttaattttaagattttgaattttcttttgtattatgttgtttttattaatcaagaataCCGAAACATCTTTTCATGTTTGTATGTAATTTTCATTATTGAATCTACAATGTGACTTTGTTATTTCTAGGTTTTAAATTTCCCTTTCTATGACTTTGATGATATCtctactttaatttatttttttttgtatgtataaaGATTAGATTTTGTTGTATTgttatgatatctctattatcgtattattttgctatagtttacagatggtagatggaTGTCGATCGAGTTTGaggaaatttattttacaaagattagatttaattgtattttttgatatctctatcatcgtattgttttgttgtagtttacaggtggtagataaatttCGATTgactttgagattattattttttgctaaatgataagtttaattaaataattttttttttatcttttcatattcaaaaGATAGTAAATCTAATTATTATATTCTTCTTTATTGTTTAAACAAAAatcttatttagtgtaacatttgaactcattaaaataagGTACACGCACAGTTCACGTACACCAAAACTAGTTGCAGTAAAATGTTACGCATAAAACAGAAATGGCTGCATTCCCTTTTTGGGGGGATTTCGTGATATCATTATAACAATATAAATTGTTCATCCAATTCCCCATATATGGCAGAGTTAGAATTTTATACAAGGCAATCCAAAATGTCACACAGGGTATTTGAATGTGTAATCTAATATAGTATAATTTCTTAATCCATTTTGCGTTTTTACTAGAATTCTCCCTCATGTGGTTCAACatcttatatataattttattttacccAATGCAAATCCTTTGATGAAAAAGATTCAATTCTGCGTACCTCAAAGCTAGCTAACTCCTGCCATGGTTAACATAATATTAGAACGAAATAGTAACAATACGCTTGAATTACGACGAATATGTTATAAGGTCACTAGTAACTGTTAAAAGTAGATATCCTGACTAGTTAATGGCCAGTTTGGATAggattgaaaaaattattttttaacttaagtgattaaaagtttAAATAAGTACTtttaaattaagcagataagtgtttggatagaagtgttgaaactgaaaaaaattgttgatgtgtttggtaaacaagtgttattaattacttttttgttgtcaaaattaCTTAAATATTCTTAAAGTTGTTGATACATTATaatgtgaattatttatgatttttaattttaatacttcaaaaataatttttatttaaatacacTTTCAACGTAAAGTGATTATGCcaggtcaatttataaatataagttatttttttttattaactattaaaaaataaaaattttaagatattttttatataaatatagtattatattataatattgcaaacttgtaaacaacataaaatttttaggaatgaaacaaactattaaaaagaattaatttttaaaatttaaataacatgcagAGATTCTATATGAACGGATAGAGAAGAACTTACCACAAGCTCGATCTGACAATAAATTTTTTGAGTGTTTTATTGTGTTATGATGGATTCtctgaaaataaaggagaaatatgAAGAGAAAACTAGagggaaaagatgaaaaaaagtgaaaaaaaaaagaaagaaaaatcaataacgtctacaaagtttagggtattgttggaattagaagaaaatataagggataagaaggtaaatgttttggtcaaacctaaaaaaaaaaattaatctaaaaagtaaaaaggtGGGGTTATCCAGcttcttttgctttttttaattcacttttagctttttttgaagctctttttaattttaccaaacgcctaaaaaaatttaaaaaataactaaaatctaatttgatcagattttaatcctatccaaacaccCTTTATATCGTGAAAATCGAATTAGTAGTGTCAGTAAATTCTGAATAttatatactaaaaaaaatattggcTCAAAACGATAAGTACAAACGATGAATACATGATGTAACAATAGTATCTACTAGAGATAGAATTTCATCTACAAGCGATATCACATAAGATTACGTACTATATAATATTAGCTAGTTGAGCTTGGAGAAAAGTGGCCACACCATTGGCATATATATCGCAAGACAGAGATATCATAAGGTAATGCTATTGGCAGTTTTCTTTTCACAATAAACAACTGAAAATGGTCTACCTAAGAGAGTATATGGTGGGGTTCAAGGACGAATATACCATTATAGCCTATATTTTATAGGTACGGATTGaagtgaatttttaattttttaagtgaaatataaatttatgtgtgaaaatttataaaattataataaatagtaaatataaaTATGCAACTTCAAAAATATAGTGGTTCCAATACTAAGAATTTTCATATTTGTACTCGTGGGGCAAAGCTACTATGAAATTTACATGTTTGACcgaattcaataattttaattcaaatttaaaatttatctaaagaaactcattaaatatgtataaattatttagtttataatctataatttgaaAGAATTGAAATCCAAACTCATAACTTCAAATTCTAACTCTTTCTTTGcttaaaatttaaatacaattccctctattttataataaatgaattgttgaattttgacacacaaattaagaaaaaaatattaaagacataaatttaacataactttttatttttacccaaaaaaaagaaaaagttgaccttgtaatgtcttttcaaaagttaattgattgtcaaattataagggtaaattttaaaaaaaatttaatgattcatttattttaaaatatcaataaatacctcaataattcacttatttcgaaacgGAGGTCTCTCATGGTTCATCTGTCGGGAGCAGGGAGATGATTGGTTCCCCAAATCTCTGCGGTAAATCAAAAGAGTCCAACTTTGGTGGGTattaaagagttttttttttttcccaacaGCCGACAATCGTGAGACTAATTCTCCATTTCTACTGTGCActaagcggtaagaaactggtcACAGAGTTTTTTCCATTCATCAGAGTTGAGAATCGAAtccccaacctcttgcttaagagATGATGTGCTGAACCACCACACCTTATCTGTCATTGTCTTTGTTATGATATCGttctttttacaaaatttaaaattaaaattaaaagtatcacacattaaagtggaaggaaaaaaaaaaatactttaaacactAAATTTGGAAAGAATTTAATGTGTCACAAGCTTAAAAGTTTATTTGCCCGAATGAAATAAAGAGGAAGAATGAGACTAATTGAAATGTTTGTGAAAACAAAAACAGATATAAGATGAAAAGGGTTACAAACAAATTGGTTTGATTAAAATTATTAAGAACATTAGATGATTggttcctcttcttttttttcattcggtatttatattataatcgcataaatttaaatttgtattgtaTAAAATTTATTCTGAAAAATGTTCATTATCAAATAGTTTTTTATACCCATGACTTCAATTTGAGACTTATGATTAAGAGAGAAACAACCTAATCCGTATCACTTTAGATCACTGATCTATTATTCATTCTCATTCTATATCTCTAAATGCATGTAGAATGACTGATAGTATGTTTGATCGAACTTCTACAATCTaacttattttgaaaagtttttataaCAAATGAATTTCAGTTTGATATTTCTTACATTATATTGTGTTTAATTGAAACAATACTAAGTTTATTTGTCTAAATGAAATTTTCTGTTAAATTTAAAGGATTGTATATGTGTTCAGGGGCTCCAACTCCTGTTAAATTCATCACATCtttagatataattatatattaaaaatatataaaattttatatagatgAAAAGAATCATCTTTAAATTTAAGAAGATAATGAATACTTTGATCtttaaaaaaaactctaaaaatttaattattaatatatgtGTTTCAATTTTTCGAATATCCACGACTCAAATATGAATCCCCACTGTATGTGTTTGGCCATATTCCCTTTTATTTATCCCCTAACATACCAAACCACGCAAACCAACTAGAGGGGTGCAATATCTTATCCTGTACCCCTTTTAGCCCTCTTTTTTATGCACCAACTTGatccattttttttcatttttccccCCACTAGTCccactatttttgtcaacctcACGTGAACCcccatctcttttcttttttctcttgcAACTTCAACTAACTCTCCCCCATTCTCTCTCTTAATTACCTCTATTTCCTATACTATATATACAGAAAATAATAACCAAGACGCACATAAACCAtaacacaaaagaaaaagaatcccCTCcaaccccccaaaaaaaaataaaaaatgcctCCTACTTCTCCAGATTCATCTGTATTACTCCAAAGAATTAGTTCTAACACTACACATGATTTTTCTTACAAACAATCTCATCAACACTTACAAAGACGCATGCCGATACCGTGTTCAACAGAAGTTCCTGATTCCATGGCTTGTTACCACACTCACCTTGTTGGTCCTAACCAATGTTGCTCCGCTGTGATCCAACGTATCTCCGCACCCGTATCCACAGTATGGTCCGTGGTTCGAAGGTTCGATAATCCACAAGcatataagcattttgtcaaaagTTGTAACGTTGTTGTTGGTGATGGTGATGTTGGCACTCTACGTGAGGTTCGTGTGATCTCGGGCCTCCCTGCTGCTAGTAGCACAGAGAGGCTCGAAATCCTCGATGACGAAAGACACGTCATCAGTTTTAGCGTAGTCGGTGGAGACCACCGACTAGCTAATTATAGATCCGTTACAACTCTCCATCCGGAACAGAGTTTCGGGGGGACGATTGTAGTGGAATCTTACGTTGTTGATGTACCACATGGTAACACTAGAGAAGAGACGTGTGTTTTTGTTGATACTATTGTGAGATGTAACCTTCAATCTTTGTCTCAGATCGCACAGAATTCGATCACACAAAAATCTTCGTgaatttttgaatatattatatgtattcGCGGTTGCAGACTATGTTGTGCTGATTCTTCACCTTCGAGAGATACtggttgatatttttttttaagagtCCGAGCAACGTAGGTTGTGGATCGGAATTAATGAAGACAACTGATCGATGATGCTTGTGGTGATGATCAGATGATATTCATTGTGCGATGCATGATTGTTTCGTTGCACCTTTGTTAGGTGTGTGTGTTAATCTCCTTGTCATCACTTGTTGAAGATAAGTTCTTGATCAATTAATCTTGtgttgaaaaattaatttatattctCTTTTTTTCAGTCTATTTCTTTTTATTGATTCTTTACCTCATTGTTATGTTTAACTTGTTTGTgaatttgtgaaaataattaatgaaagaaGAGATTTAGAGGGCAATAATCTTTACTGTATAGTCAGATTCAGCTgtcttgattttaattttaattattcagatGTCCATGTTTTATTCTCAATGTAAATAAATGGAGCCTAAAGCACCATATTATCCTTCAATTTTCAACATGTGATCTATTCAGGCGCGAAACTAGCGCCTACAGGTTCGATAGAACTCAACAATGGACTAAAAAGTTCACTTAATAAAAATGAAACTAGGTAGCTTGATATATGGATGATTTATTTTTCGGATACCTAAGCAGTAAGCACAGTGTGAAGGAATAACAATGGACTAAAAAGTTCACTTAATAAAAATGAAACTAGGTAGCTTGATATATGGAtgatttatttttagaatacctaAGCACTAAGCACAGTGTGAAGGAAttaattgtgattttttttttttttttggttaaaattaaTTGAGAGTTTGTTCATTGAATGAGTAGAAATGAAACAATGaacaaaatttcaaaatgatttgGTTTAATAATTAAGTTGAAAGTCCAGATGCATGAAATAACCGGCTTTTGAATACAGCCAATGTTTGCTACATATAATCTTGATTAAATTAAGTAATCACAGGTTTCTATACTAAGATGAAATTAATTAATACTCTACTTTTACCTATCAAGTCTTTGGAACTCAACTTCGGAAAGTTAATAATTCTCGTCTTTGAAACTCAaccttaaaaaattaattaataaatgataatagtgaaaaaaaaattaacatctaTTTTAAATAGtgaca
Coding sequences:
- the LOC107843441 gene encoding abscisic acid receptor PYL4, which codes for MPPTSPDSSVLLQRISSNTTHDFSYKQSHQHLQRRMPIPCSTEVPDSMACYHTHLVGPNQCCSAVIQRISAPVSTVWSVVRRFDNPQAYKHFVKSCNVVVGDGDVGTLREVRVISGLPAASSTERLEILDDERHVISFSVVGGDHRLANYRSVTTLHPEQSFGGTIVVESYVVDVPHGNTREETCVFVDTIVRCNLQSLSQIAQNSITQKSS